The genomic segment ATTAataggggatggggagagcttgtgtGCAGTCATGGGCTTCATCCTTAGCATGAAAACTCCAAaatgacaccacacacacacacacacacacacacacacacacacacacacgacatttggacacagaatattttttttttacttgtattaaaATTACTGtgcctggggactggagagatggctcagaggttaagagcactggctgttttttcaaaggtcctgagttaattCCCAACAAatgcatggtgactcacaaccatctatagtgagatctggtgccctctcctggcctgcaggcatacatgcaggcagaacgatgtatacataaataaataaatattgtaaaacaATGAAATGACTGTGCTTGAAAATTAAAGAATACtgcttttaataaattaaaattttttctattgttattaTGCTTCATTCAAATTCATCTCAGGCTCATACAGCCTGTTTCAACTCTGAGTTTGGGCTGTTTCAATCTTCACATGCAGAAACAATCTAAAGCCATCTCTGAGGATCTGCCTTTTCCTGAAAGTTAGGTTAAAAGGCAGGAGACACAAGATGAAAGCCCCCAAACAATTTTCCCAACAAATTCTCAGCCAAATGAAAGACCTATACAAACCCTAGAGATGTGATTGAGAGTTTACTTCTAATACACCTGTGCCAGTGTTCACACACAGGGCTTATGTCATGAAGagccagagaaataaaaataagcaaagagcCTCGGAGATCAGTGTTTGCAGgagcctttgtaaaaaaaaaaaaaaaaaaaaaagtttttgttcaTGATAAAGTTAGCATAAATAGAAGAATTTCACAGAGGGCCTGAGTGCCAAGTCACAGAAATCAAACAGAACCATGAAGAAGTAGACCAACACTCTAGCCAACACCCAGGACAGAGGTGGCAGTGCACAGGCAAAGGGAGATGCTGGTGACTCCTTGGGTAGCACCAGCCCCAGGATTCTGAGAGAAGTAAGCATATAGGAAGGTATATTAATGGTGTGTGAATGGAGAAGGTTGAGGGCTTGGCCTCCACCGCATCTCAGGCCCTGAGTCACTGAGTCACCTCAGTTGCCTCTGCTGACAACCAGTTTGATTGTAAGAATGAAGTGCAGCTACCCTCAAAGAACGCCTGCATCTTCGATGCAAGAGCAAGTCTGGGCACAGGTGACCACACCTGCTTATGCTCCCATGCACTGTGCATAGGCCAAGAGAACCTGTGCCCGACCAGCTTCTCCACACTGAGCTCACTCAGGTCTGCTGTCTGGAGACCCTCACCTTGACCTTGCTCATGATGTGTGTGAATGCAATAAGCAAACATGGCTaatgaaggaatgaataaagGGAAGGTCTGACAGAGTGCGGCTGGTGCTGGATCCTGATGCCAGCTCTTCCACCCTCTAGACGGCAAAACAAAGCCACCATATTGTTATAAGCCTTGGCTTCTCCTCTGTCCAGAGAAGATGTGGCTGGTTTTAGTTTTGACAGTGTCTATAGTTCCAAGTACACTAAGGGTCCTGAACTTGTTGCTGTATGATTTTGAAGAATATTACAGTCAGAATTTCCCCCCAAGAGTTATAAAAGAGACTCAGAGGAGGGAGAAATAAGTGTGGAAATGAGGCACTAGAGGAAGCTTCCAGCCTTCTCCAACTGGAGGAGTAACAATTCTGACTTGAGTAAATTTTCCTGTGTTCAGATGAGAAGCATATTGCAACGTTTATAGTCACACAGTCACATGAAGCCTTGGCTCCAAGCACATAGTAAAATCTAGTAAAGTAAAATGCAGGGGAAATCAATAATTCCAATGATACAGAGCAAGATTACGTGACTGGTGGCAGTGGCTGAATGGCCATGAGCCCATATTTTTACAGAGCTCTGAAAGCCTTCAGGGTTAAATTCCAAACCAAAACACTCAGCAGGTCTATGACCATGTGATAAACCCAGTgtgaagaggtggggagggatcACAGATGCAGGGAGAGCCCTTCGACTGGGTCTACCTCCATGATCTGCATTCCAGGAGCTTGGACCAGTCCAGGTTCCAGCAAAGTTCCTGGACACTAATACAGGCCATGCCTGTGCCTGGCTTCCCTTGAGTTTGAACTTAGAGGTCTGCAGTGCTCCAGAGCTGCAACTGATCACTATCAATACATCAAGACATCCGCAGCAGAGACAAGGTGTCCCAGAAGATTCAGAGGAGACATCAGCCTCACTAAGATTTCAGCAGTGTGATTGGCCTATACAATAAGACTCAGTTATGGTTTTTCAACCTGATTTATATGGTAATACAACCCAGTTTCCTTCTATCATGGAGTTGAGCTAGTCTCTGCAAATGTGCATGTCTTATATTGAAGATGTATTGGGTACCAAATACCTAACAGACTTAATGTTTAGTTAAATTATTCAAGTAAGGGGAGAGGCTGAAAAATCTGGTTTATCCCagacttagcatttaaaaagtagAAGGATTGGGAATTGAGGGGCAGGGGACTCAGGAAAGAGCCTGAAGGATGCTAGTTACATTCAATACACACCCACCCTAAGCTTCTTCCACCACTAGCTTCTCCCAAATAATGGGACACTCAGTTGAGGGCCACCAACTGAATTATGATAGCACTTGATTCTCATTCCTGCTCCATCTGCAGAATGGGATAGTCTTTGGACATGTAAGTGGCCATGGCTGCTGGTTCCTAACCTGTAAAATGTGAATAATCACATCCATGGCTTCATATGTATACTGAGTCCTGAAATGAGCAGATGAAGGCATGTCTCAAACATTGATAACAGAGCAAAGGCCTGAAAGTCAAGGCCTGTTACTGCTCTGGGGGCCAAGTGGGAACAAGTCTTAACTCTGTTTGTGTGTACATCCGCTCTAGTATATGCAGGGCATTGAGGACAGtctttgccttcctcctcctctctctcttcccctgaaAGTTCCCAGAAAGGCCATCCCAGACCTTTCCACAGTATCACCAAAGGTTATTAAAAGTTTGCACCACAGGCTCCTCTCAGACAGAAGAGCAATCCTGTTCCTGAGAGTTCTCCAGTGCCTTCCAGTTAGTGAGTAAGTTCTGGGGTGACACGTAGTGGCAGGTCACAATTTTCTGAAAGCGGCACACAGAGAACCTTAAGCCAAATGGGAAAAAGGTCTGTTTGGTGTGGAGTTCCTCAGGCCGGATCTTCAGTTTGGCCAGGCAGAGCCCAACAAACACATCCTCCAGCTTGAGGAATGGAACACTCTGTGAGACATTGAATACTTTGCTGGCCACGTCACTAGAAAAGACATAACCTGTACCAGAACAAAATGGTGGGTACCTATCCCAAGGATATTCAAATTTACTCACAAACCACTTGCTGGACTTTTGCCTGATGGGAGGGCTATGGGACATTATGTAGCCCGTGAAGAACCTGGacgttttgtttttcttcagcagCAGTTCAGTCAGATAGCCAACATTCACAAACACGTCTGAGTCTGTCTTCATCACAAAAGCTGCCTGAGGACAAAAGTGGTGGACCCATTCCATGCCCATCAATGTCTTCAGGGTCAAGTTGTAATAGACATCCTTGAAATCCTTCTGGATGATGTCACGGTGCTGCTTGCCCTCCTGGGCCGTGGCATTCATGTCATCGGTGCTGTCTGAGGCCCCCAGGAGGAAGAGGGTCTTCACACGCCGCCCCTGCACCTCTGTTTCTCTGCCCCATGTCTTGCGGATGGCCATGCGAGCCGCCAGCTGCTTGTGGGATGAAGTCACCAGCAGCACAAGGAAAGGGGGCTTCTGCTTGCAGTCTATATCTGGAAGCTGGAGGAACTTCTTGTAACCTTTCCTGGGAACAAGTGGCGGTTCCTCAAAAGGCTCCATGCTGAAGTACAAGCAAAGAACTCCCATCATCAGAATGAAAGCATAAACCAGCCTCATGTTCATGAACTCCATCTgaaagaacaaagacaaactGCCAGGTCTCCAAAACAAGAGGGTGGAGTAATAGATAGGCAAACACAAGGATATCAGAGAGCTCCGTTTTGGTGTTCCAAATCTAGCACCAGGGCTaggatttatattttataaggaaCTAACAGAGAAGTATTTGATAGTTCCTAACGCAGGActagagagactgctcagtggttaggagcacttcctGCCAGCAACTACCTGTATCTGctgttccagtggatctgattccctcttctggcctctgtgggtactgcacacaagtggtgcacagataaacattcaggcaaaattCCCATGCACATGAACTAAAAACTTTTAAAGCTTACCCAAAGAGttccaaacacaaagcaaaaaattaTATAGATATTTCAGGAAATGGAATTTAAATCTGTGTAAACAGTACACATTATATATGCATACTgcgatgttgggagcagtgagacccccagatcctgaatttcttgtaatcccctgatctgagtgcctacagctgctctgagcacgagaccttcaggagttcctgatggcagagtggtttctggtgggtttggctggggtgtggctgtcTCCATATAATCTGCCCCAAAcataataaagggggcattcttggggaatacaaggatgacccatgtcgctgtctttctgtctgtgtgtgtttgtgtattttaacctcctgtccCTTGTCCGAATCTCGATAACAGGGTTCAAGTGCACCAAACGCAGACAAGAGACAAGAGATCCATGGTCTAGAAAACTCTGGAGgggatgaagagatggttcagagattgAGAGCATTGGCTGATCTTTGAGAGATCCCAATTTCAGTTCCCATAAACCACAGggaagttcacaaccatctataatgagatctgatgcccttttctttcatgcaggcacacatgcagagcaCTTATgcgaaaatataaaaaagaagaagaaagaaagaaaagtctgaaCTCTTTCAGCACACAGAAATGGAAGCCATTCCTCTACAGTGAAGCACACAGGACAGCCTGCCATGCTGTCCCCTAGTGCCACACTGACAGCCTTGGGATTCTAGATGCTGGTCCCAGCTCTGGGACCTGCCAGCCCTTCACTGATAAGGTATTCAGACTCCTTGTCCTTCAGTAGATGGGACCAGATCTCCCAACAGATCCTCAGCTATGACCTCTGGTGACTCCATGACAAAGAATGTCACAATGCAGCTAGACAGCCTGTAGGTCTGAGAGCTGTGCATTCTGGGTGCAAGCACAGGTCTGGCTATGGAGACCTGAAAATGTGAGCCAATTTCCAAATtgacaaaggtcagagagttataacttacctctagttccttcaaggtaattctgcttcttcctcaaacaaaggtcccacctagatgtaGACCAGGagttctgttctctcaaggttattgtgaacaggtgtggctaataacCAGAACGTGTActttagaaataaagaataaatatgttcctacctcaaacaaaagtgtGAGGATAGAACTAAGGTTCCAattcctttatggagataactttggGTTCCACCCAGGGactggtttgcctacagagtgttttggtctagggtatgagcctgacttgttttgttctagcaaatgtttaactatggatgtagcctACAACCTTCAATTGATATGTTCATTTCCtatgtatcatgttaatgtagtttttgCTTACCCCTGCCTTTTGGGTCAGGAGTATGTAAAGCAATTGGAACTTAATTGTGGgcaatttcagtactcactggaattccttCCCAATATTATAGCATATGTTTCTCCagtttattatttccatttgcaTCTTCATGCTCttcactatatttttaaatgcccaTGCCTCTACCATGACAAGAGGTATTTTTATTGAGGCTTATGCCTGAGAAATGGCCACAGATTGCACTAATTAAGCATGCTCAAAAAGTAACTCTTAACACTTCGAGTTCCTAATAACTCATGTGTCTGAACGCTTGGTCTGCAGCTACGGTGCTGTTGGAAAAGGTTGTAGAATCCTTTATGAGATGGGGCCGAGCTACAAGAAGTACTCAAGGGGGAAGAGTGTTGAGTTTATGGCACCGTCCACTTTatgtcctctccctgcctcctgatcCACAAGATATGAGCAATAATCTCACACCCCGCTACCACAGCTACAAACTGCTCccagtggtgtgtatgtgttcctgCTACAAAGGAGAATCACCTGAAGTTAGCATCCAAAGTAAATCCCCCCCTCATATGTCATTTCTCTTTACGTATttggtcatagcaatgagaaaagacagGAACACAAAAGCACCTCTGGTTTTCTGATTTGCACAATTACCTTGAAACTTGAGAAACCTGGAATGTGATAGCTTTGAGATTGCTAGTCTTAGTGTTGTAacactgagaaataaaaacactcaCTTTTGCTGAACAAGAACTTAGCTCCATCAGGAAGGCTAAGCCACAGGGTAGAAGTCACAATGAAATGAATTCCTTGTGAGGAGCAGTCAGTGATAGTGGCCAATGTTCATCTGAGACAATCTTCCGAACTGGGTTTGTCAACCAAAAATGAAGACTGTGTCTCTCAGGAataactaggaaaaaaataataatagagtcAAGTTGTTTGCACTTTACTTCACACTTTGCCCTCCCCCtttgtgaccttgaacaagtgtGTGAGCTGCATTCCTGGACTCAGTTTTATGACTTCTAAAATGAGTTCAGCTGAAAGACAGAGTCCACCATATGACTCACCTgcctacaaaaacaaacaaatatctaaGAATCCTCTGAGGTCTCACAGACAAAAATGGCCCCTGTGGAGGTTTACGTGAGAATGACCTCTGTGGGCCTTTATGATTGATAACTTTGTCATCAGTGGGTGGAAGcctttgggaaggattgggggtGTGACCTTagtagaggaggtgtgtcactgggtatggactttgaggtttcaaaaacccacaccattaccactgtgctctcttccttcctcatggCTGTGGATCAAGGTATGAGCTTTAAATTGTTCCTGCCATTCATGTCTTTGCTATCATCATGGACACTAACCCTCTAACACTATGCTTCTATGAGATCCTTggctcatggtgtttcatcacagcaagggAAAAGTAATTAACACTGAAGTTGGTACCAGAGATCAGGATAGAGCTTGACAGGTctgatcttgttttgttttggaggaaTATAAAAAGCAGTGGGATTTTGGAGGAGGAAAATGGTTGAACACTGACTGCtgtgcttaatgggccatcctagtaggattGTAGCAGTAGTGCTGTGGAGTGTGGGATTCCAcctcaagagatttcagagggGAACAATATTAGTAATGGCaatagagaccattcttgtgatatttttacAAAGAATgaggctgctttctgcccttgtatTAAGAACCTGtctgagggctagagagatggctctgtggttaagagcactggttgttcttccagaggacctgggttcagttcccagcactcatataacAGTTCATAATTGTTTGTAATTCTGTTCCAGAAGATGTGACATccaaacatcaatgcacataaaacaaagttttttttaaaaaaagagttggtgttcattttaaaaagataaatatgccTGAGGCTAAACTGAAGAATAAGGGATTAAGttctgtggtagtctgaatgcaATTGACCCCATAAGcacataaggagtggcactattaggaggtgtggcattgttgcaggtcacagtgtctcttcagagTAATAGAAACTATAAGACAATTTTGCTGACAGAACAACTTCAAAACAGACTAATACTGACTTTCTCATGTGGTTACTAGTGATACTCTTAGgcaaacatacaataaaaatgagCAGGTGGaatgaaaatttatataaaatgtttgaagagaaaaagagcaccagagGAATTTAATGTTAAAACCCAGGCTTGTGCTAAAAGagataagtaaattttaaaaaggctggATCCAAACTGTAATAAAGAGAAGGTGCCCTTAGGGCAAGACCCCAGCCAGCTAAGCTCCGAAGTTGTAAGAGGGAGACCTAAGGGATTTTCTATTCCTaaagagcaacaacaaagaaaagatcCTGCAAACAGGATTCAAGGAGGCAGTCAGACTTGAAATTATTACCCGCATGATTCTGGGATGAGGAATTGTGAAGTCTTCTTCTGTGGTTAAGGAAGGCTGAGGAGGACaggctgcctgagatgatcaagcctcataggatactccagtcaggacttggtcataattctaaattttctttaggtccccaaaaGATTATCAgaacccccaaccagcaggaagaagcctggaatactatacccacattccccaaaaatggactatggttattttattttgtttaaaaaaagagttggaagtagtgtgggacaattctatattctgtcaattatgttttaaataaatgctgattggccgatagccaggcaggaagtataggtgggtcaaccagagaggaagtagaggcagggcaacaaaaacaagagaattctaggaaagaAGAAGCCCATTCCACTGAGTCTTCCcaagatcacagaagaagcaggatgtgacctgccccactgagaaaggtaccaagccatgtggctaacatagataagaataatgagttaatataagttataagagctaataagaagcctgagctaaagggtcaattagtttataacttatttatttatagacctctgtgtgattttctttgggacttgctggctgtgggaactgggcaggacagaaactccaactaGCAGGCCCATCCTGCaacagtatttaaccagtaccaaggcagaaactaaagcagccCAGAACCATTCCTGTCATCACCAGTTGCTTAACTTCTAGTAGCAACTCTGCAACATgacatctgctggacaataaCAGGTAATACAAAAATCATTATGGCAGGTTTCATCAACAGTgcaacttttagtaacttttttgctaacaCTATAGTTTGTATTATGTGAGGTTTATATGACTATGGTGATACTTCAGTTTATTGGGTATTAGggttcatttttcttctccatattctatcattaaggaagaatatggcacttttaggaatgaaattatctttacagactaataatgaacaccTAATTGACAGGATTAATATCATAGAAAATCAAAGGTTACCTGAAAAACCTAATACTATTACAGACAAAACTGAATCTATATTTAAGGGGTGGACCTTGGActgcccacagggcagggaaccctgactgttctttggactggagagggaagaggaggagagtggggggacgcggagagaaatgggaggatggaaggaggtgaaaatttttaataaaaaataaaaaaacaagacaaaagaagaaaaaagaagttattggaaagaattcatactgttgaatttgacaatcaaaagtTGTCAAAAAGTCATGATAAGTTAACAATCTGCATGATATTCAAGTAAAGTCCAAGGAgaagatgttatctttaaaggagaaaattcagaccttgaaatcacatgtgcagaatgagaaccagagactaggtacctcaatgaaatcactagaaatatatattggccaggagattcaggctttacaaaagacaataataaaaagatttgaaataattgaggaaatttcTGGAGcagatgaacagggaaagaaggaacaagAACAGGATTCAACATCAACAATGGCTTACATTAGAgatggcttacccagggttttaccTTCCTACACTGAAATCTACTCTGaaaaaagcatcaagttctaaaggctcAAAAGGATCCAAGGAAGGTAGATAGATACCTATAGGagtgaatgatctaaaagaaattaagcaagctgttgtaacttatggcttgcattccacatttgttaaggagatgataaagacttgggcttctaatgtcagagaaaccccacatgatttttttcagttagtttcagcagcaCTGGATGATGAACctcttttgatatt from the Arvicola amphibius chromosome 10, mArvAmp1.2, whole genome shotgun sequence genome contains:
- the LOC119825784 gene encoding beta-1,3-galactosyltransferase 5-like yields the protein MEFMNMRLVYAFILMMGVLCLYFSMEPFEEPPLVPRKGYKKFLQLPDIDCKQKPPFLVLLVTSSHKQLAARMAIRKTWGRETEVQGRRVKTLFLLGASDSTDDMNATAQEGKQHRDIIQKDFKDVYYNLTLKTLMGMEWVHHFCPQAAFVMKTDSDVFVNVGYLTELLLKKNKTSRFFTGYIMSHSPPIRQKSSKWFVSKFEYPWDRYPPFCSGTGYVFSSDVASKVFNVSQSVPFLKLEDVFVGLCLAKLKIRPEELHTKQTFFPFGLRFSVCRFQKIVTCHYVSPQNLLTNWKALENSQEQDCSSV